Genomic DNA from Roseiconus lacunae:
GAGACGGTCGACCGACTACTTGACAGCGATCATTACGGAGAACGTCAGGCTCAACACTGGCTTGACATCGTTCGGTACGCTGATACCGCAGGTTTCTCCAACGACTATGAACGATCCAATGCGTGGAGATACCGTGACTATGTGATTCGTTCCTTTAACGAAGACAAGTCATTTAAAGAGTTCGTCCGTGAGCAACTGGCTGGTGATGAACTCGATCCCAACGACCCCGAAAAGATCGTCGCAACAGGCTTTCTTCGAATGGGGCCGTGGGGCACGGCAATGATCCCTCAAGACGAGGCACGTCAAATTTACCTTGACGACTTGGTTCACAACGTCGGGCAGTCGTTTCTTGCGATGCCGATGCGGTGTTGCAAATGTCATGATCACAAGTTTGATCCAATTCCGACGCGGGATTACTATCGACTTTATGCGACGTTCGCGACCACGCAGCCGGCAGAACTCGATGCCGAGTTTCTCGGCGAAGAAAATCTTAACGGCTTCGAAGAAAAACGAGCCTTGGTCGCCGAGCTTCTCGCCTTTGCCAAGGCAGAACTTAAACAAGTCAACGACAAGCAAGAAGCCGCAGCGAAGCAATGGTACGAGGAACATAACCTTCCGTACAAGAATGAGAATGCCAGAAAAGATGATCCCGAAGATCAAAAGCCGCCGCGTCACGTCGGACTGACTCCCGAAGAGAAGGGCATCAAAAAGGTTCGCGAACAGGACGTATGGATCTGGGAGCGACGCTTGGAACGCTACAAGCCGATGGCCCAAGCGGTTTACAACGGGCAAGATGATTGGAAGAACTCGCGCAAACTCCGTCGTGCGAAGAAGATCAACGAGAACTGGCGTCCCGGGAATTTTATCCTCAGTGGCGGCGCCCTAACAGCGCCCGCAGATCCCGTCGGGCCGGGAGTGCTCAGTGCGACTGGACTCGCTGTCAACCCGAACGCCGAAGACCCCTTCACCATCCCCGATGGTCTTTCCGGTCGTCGCTTGGCCCTGGCAAACTGGATCGCAAGCGATGAAAACCCACTTACGGCACGAGTCATCGTCAACCGAGTGTGGCAAACTCATTTTGGGAAGGGCTTGGTCAAGACAGCGAATAACTTCGGTGCAAAGGGCAGCAAACCGACACACCCCGAATTGCTTGACTGGTTGACTGCAGACTTCATCGAACACGGTTGGAAGCTAAAACGCTTGCACCGCATGATCGTGACCTCGAAAGCCTATCGCCGATCCGCCGTGCCGGCCGACGTCGAAACGCAGCGAACCGTCGACCCGAACAACGATCTGTTGGCGTCGTTTCCGCCTCGTCGTTTGACGGCCGAAGAATTACGGGATGCGATCTTGTTAACCACCGGGGAAATGAATTTTGAAATGGGCGGGGTACCGATCATGCCCGAAATCAACATGGAAGTCGCACTGCAACCGCGAATGATCCAGTTTTCAATTGCCCCGGCACATCAGCCTTCGAGAACGCCTGACGAACGAAACCGACGAACGATTTACACGTACCGAGTGCGCGGTCAAGCGGACCCGTTCTTAGAGATTCTGAACCTACCCAATCCCAACGAATCGTGCGAGCTTCGTGACTCGGCAGCCGTCACACCGCAGGCGTTCACATTGCTCAATAGTGACATGATGACCGATCGGTCGATTGCGTTTGCGTTGCGAAT
This window encodes:
- a CDS encoding DUF1553 domain-containing protein, translated to MGNRSLTLIRPVFLLLFVLAGYANRADAEQSEALTEAEANELFTLKVLPLFKEKCFGCHGNDPDDLRGGYSMLTREALIKGGESEEVSLTAGHADESVLFQAIRWEGYEMPPKENDRLTEVQIEQVRQWIEAGAPWPDAATQQAIQADEWAVTENEDGVIVASSGGQSSDWTYRRYRADDIWAFRPVEKPSLPVVDDSSSNPIDRFVDRKLDEADLRPASEADARTLIRRLYFDLTGLPPTPQQTQDFLSATKTSPRHAWNETVDRLLDSDHYGERQAQHWLDIVRYADTAGFSNDYERSNAWRYRDYVIRSFNEDKSFKEFVREQLAGDELDPNDPEKIVATGFLRMGPWGTAMIPQDEARQIYLDDLVHNVGQSFLAMPMRCCKCHDHKFDPIPTRDYYRLYATFATTQPAELDAEFLGEENLNGFEEKRALVAELLAFAKAELKQVNDKQEAAAKQWYEEHNLPYKNENARKDDPEDQKPPRHVGLTPEEKGIKKVREQDVWIWERRLERYKPMAQAVYNGQDDWKNSRKLRRAKKINENWRPGNFILSGGALTAPADPVGPGVLSATGLAVNPNAEDPFTIPDGLSGRRLALANWIASDENPLTARVIVNRVWQTHFGKGLVKTANNFGAKGSKPTHPELLDWLTADFIEHGWKLKRLHRMIVTSKAYRRSAVPADVETQRTVDPNNDLLASFPPRRLTAEELRDAILLTTGEMNFEMGGVPIMPEINMEVALQPRMIQFSIAPAHQPSRTPDERNRRTIYTYRVRGQADPFLEILNLPNPNESCELRDSAAVTPQAFTLLNSDMMTDRSIAFALRIQKEQGDDTQQWIRQAIRLAYGRSATSEEVQNLHAYLLEMRAYHRQQSPEPVDYPTEVTRSLVEEFTGEPFEFIEKLNVYEDYVPDAKPWTVDADTRALADVCLLLFNSNEFIYVY